Part of the Longimicrobium sp. genome is shown below.
AGGGGCGCCTCCTCTGGCAGCCGCCGCAGTACCCGGAGCCGACGGTCGATCCTGCTGTCGCCTGGCTGATGACGGACATGATGCGCGACGTGGTGGACCACGGCACCGGGTACCCGGCGCGCGACCCGGCGGTGGGCGGGCTGAACTACGACATCCCCGCCGCGGGGAAGACGGGGACCACGAACGACAACACCGACCTGTGGTTCGTGGGCTTCACCCCCGAGCTGCTGGCGGGGGTGTGGATCGGGCTGGACAACCCGCAGACGATCGTGGCCGGGGCCACCGGCGGCGTGCTGGCGGTGCCGGTGTGGGCCAAGGTAATGCGGCGCTACTACCTGGGCCGCCCCGCGCCGCAGCCGTGGAAGCGGCCGGAGTCGGTGGTGGCGCGGCGGATGGCGGGGGGGCGGGTGCTGTCGGCCGACTGCCCGTGGGGCGGGGTGATCGACTACTTCGCGGCGCGGTACGCGCCGGAGCCCAGCTGCCCGGCGCCGCGCGCCGCCGAGCCGCAGTTCGTGGACCCCACGCCGGAGCTGCCGGGGCGCCCGGTGTTCCCCGGACAGAAGCGCGTCCCGCGCCCCGAGGACTTCGTGCAGCCGCAGGGCGCCGCGCCCGCGCCGGCGCAGGAGGATGGGAAGCGGAAGCGGCCGTAGCGCGGAAGTGCGGAAGTGCGTGAGTGCTGAGTGCTGAGTGCTGAGTGCTGAGTGCCGAGTGCCGAGTGCCGAGTGCCGAGTGCCACTTCCAGGGGGTGCCGAGGCTGGGGCAAGGGCGAATGAATTCGCGGCAACAACTGCCCAAAGTCCGCCTTCGCGGACTCGCGCTCCAGCATAAGCGCGAGTGCCAGGCTGAGTAGTGGCCGCGGGTAAGACGAGCCCCGCGCCTCGATCGAGGTGCGGGGCTCGGTGTATGTGTGGCGCGGATGTTCTGGCGCGAAAATGCGAGTGAACTCGCGGCTACAACTGCACACAGTCCGCCTTCGCGACGCCTTCGCGGACTTCACATCCGTGCTTCCGAGGATTCGTGCGCGTCGAGGGTAATCGTGTGGCCGGATCCACATCCCCCGATAATGCCCCGAGCACTCAGCCCTCAGCCCTCAGCACTCAGCACTCAGCACTCACGCACCCTCGCACTTCCGCACTTCCGCACTTCCGCACTCCTAATCTTCTCCCTGTACAGAGCTTACACACTCCGGCACGGAACGCGCACTACAGGTGTTGCACCCTGCGACCCACGAGCAGATCCATGAAACGCAAGCTCACCATCGCGCTCCTCGCCGTTTCCGTGCTGGCGCTGGCCGGCTTCGGCTGGCTGTGGTTCGCGCCGTGCGGGATGGGCGGATGCGCGCCCGTGTCCGAGCTGGAACGCTATCAGTCCGAGGGCTCCCAGCTCATGGACATCGCCGGCCGCCCCTTCGGCACCCTGGGGATCGACCGGCGCGTGCTGCCGCTGGACTCCATGCCCGGCTTCCTGCCCAAGGCCTTCATGGCCGTGGAGGACCGCCGCTTCTACGACCACGGCGGCGTGGACTGGAAGCGCTTCGGCGGCGCGCTGTTCAAGAACGTGAAGACCGGCGGCGTGTCGGAGGGCGGCAGCACCATCACCATGCAGCTGGCGCGCAACCTGTTCCCCCGCGCGCTGCCGTACCAGGAGCGGTCGCTGCGCCGCAAGGTGCTGGAGATCCGCGTGGCCCGGCAGATCGAGCGGGCCTTCCCCAAGGACAAGATCCTGGAGCTGTACCTCAACCACATCTACCTGGGCGAGGGGACGTACGGGGTGGACGCGGCCTCGCGCGAGTACTTCGGCAAGCCGGCGTCGCGCCTCACGCTGGCCGAGGCGGCCACGCTGGGCGGGCTTCCCGTGTCGCCCAGCAAGATCAACCCGCGCGAGAACCGCGAGGCGGCCCTGCGGCGGCGCAACCTGGTGCTGCACGAGATGGCGAAGGCCGGCTACGTCTCGCAGGCCGACGCCGACGCCGCCACCCGCGAGCCGCTGCGGCTGGCCCGGCAGGGGCGCGCGGGGCCGCGCATTGCCGGGGCCTGGTTCGTGGAGCGGGTGCGGCGCGAGCTGGAAGACGCGCTGGGCGGGGTGGACAACACCTCGGGGCTGCGCGTGTTCACCAGCTACGACCCCGTGGCCCAGAAGGCGGCCGAGGAGGAGGTGGGGCGGCAGGCGGTGGCCATCGAGTCCGGCGCGTTCGGCGCCTTCCGCCACGACACCTACGCGAAGACCAAGGGGACGACGGAGGACGGGCAGACGCCGTACCTGCAGGGAACCGCGATCGTGATGGATGCCAGGACGGGCGAGATCCACGCGCTGGTGGGCGGGCGCGACTACGACGACAGCAAGTTCGACCGCGTGTTCCAGGCGGTGCGGCAGCCGGGCTCGGCCTTCAAGCCGTTCGTGTACCTGACGGCGCTGGAGGAGGGGATCCCCGCCAGCCAGATCTTCGAGGACAAGCCCATCCAGATCCAGCTTTCGCGCAACCGCGTCTGGTCGCCGCGCAACTACACCGGCTCGTACGCGGGGCCCATGACGCTGCGCGACGCGCTGACGCAGTCCAAGAACACGGTGACCGTGCAGGTGGCGCAGCAGGTGGGGATGGACGACGTGGTGCGCACCGCGCGCGACCTGGGGATCAGCACGCCCATCTCCACCATGCCCTCCACGGCGCTGGGCGCGGCCGAGGTGCGGCCCATCGAGCTGGTGCGCGCCTTCGCGGCGTTCGACAACGGCGGCTCGCTGGTGGCGCCGCACGTGATTCGCCGCGTGGAGGACCAGGAGGGGAACGTGGTGTGGCAGCACGAGGACGCCGAGGCGCACCGCGTGATCCAGGCGGAGGAGGCGTTCGTGCTGACCTCCATGCTGCGCGACGTGGTGGACCGCGGGACGGCGGCGCCCGTGCGCGCCGCCGGCTTCCGCGGCCCCGCGGCGGGAAAGACGGGGACCACCAACGGCGCCACCGACGTCTGGTTCGTGGGGTACACGCCGGACCTGGTGGGCGCGGTGTGGTTCGGCTTCGACCGCCCGGTGACCATCGTGCCCCAGGCCAGCGGCGGCACCATCGCGGCGCCGGTGTGGGCGCGCATCATGTCGCGCATCTACCAGTCGCGCCGGATGCCGGCCGCGTGGCCCATGCCCGGCGGAGTCATCAGCGAGCAGGTGGACCGCCGCACCGGGATGGCGATGGACGCCTCGTGCCCGGGGAGCGGGCAGGCGTACACCGAGTACTTCATCCACTCCGCGCCGGTGCGGCAGAACTGCTTCCCCGCCGCGCCGTATCCGTCGGACACGGCCTGGCAGGACCCGGAGCAGGGCGCCTGGGCCTACCAGGACTCGGCGGGGATGAGCGACCTGGAGCAGCGCGGCGTGTACTGGCCCGAGCTGGAGGAGAAGCGCCGCCGCGAGGCCGCCGGCGCCCCGCCGGTGACGCCCTTGCCGGGGAGCGTGGAGGACCCGTACGCCACTCCGCCCGTCGCCGGCGCGGGCGCGGGGACGCGCACGACCGGGCGGACGCGCGTCCGTCCGACCGCGCCGCCGCCGGTGATCGGCGACGCGCCGCCGGTGGCCTCGGACGGCGGCCGCGACGGGGCCGGCGGGCGCACGCGCACGCAGCCGCGGGTGCTGGGCGACCCGGTGGGCGGCACGTCGTCCGGCAACGCGGGCGACGGGACGTCGGGGTCGTCGTCGGGCTCCTCGGGGTCGTCGGGCGGCACCTCGGGCGGGACGACTCCGCCGCCCGCGGACACCACGGGAGCGGGGGCGTAGACGGGCGTTCCGGGCCGGAGTTGGTGAAACACCGGGAGCGCTGCGGGGTTGTACAGGCGCCGCGTCCACAGGCTGGACGCGGCGCCGCGGTTATCCGGCCCGCCCCGGCGGCGGCTCCACACCTGGGAGAGAGATCCGTTTTGACCCACCGATTCTCGCGGGCGGCGGTGTTCGCCGCCCTGATGGTTCCCGCGGCGCTCGCGGCGCAGACCCCGCGGCCGGTGGCCGCGCGCGCCACGCCGCAGACGTCCGCCACCGCCAACGCGCGGGCATGGATGGCCGAGCTGCAGCAGATCCAGGGGCGGCTGCAGGCGGCGCACAACCGCGTGATGCAGGACGCGCAGCTACGCGGCGAGCAGGAAGCGCTCTTCCGCGACGTGAAGGCGGCCCTGCAGCGCGCCGACCCCGGGCTGGACGCGCTGGCCCGCCGCGTGGAGAGCATGCAGGCCGAGGCCGCCGACGCGGTGCAGCGCGGCGACCGCGCCCGGGTGCAGCAGCTGAACGCCGAGCTGGTGCCCATCCAGCAGCGCTTCATGCGCGCGCAGCAGGCGGTGATGCGCCAGCCCGCCATCGCGCAGCGCTCGGCGGCGCTGGAGCAGCGCCTCCACGCGCGGATGCTGCAGATGGAGCCGGAGACCGACCGCCTGCTCGCCCGCGGCCGCGAGCTGCAGGGACGGCTGATGCAGGCTGCGGGCGGGGGACAGCCGCCGCGGTCGCGGCAGGACTGAACCGAAGTACGGAAGTACGGAAGTACGAAGGGCCTTCTCACGCGAGAGGGCCCTTTCGGTTTTCGGACGATGAAAACCCATCGTTGGTCAGAGCTGTTCGAGCACGTCCCGCAGGGTCGCGAGCGCGGCGTCGGCCTGCTCGTCGGTGAGGACGAAGGGCGGGGAGAGGGAGAGCACGTTGCCGTGGATGCCGCCGCCCAGCGTCAGGATCCCGCGGCGCAGTGTCTCGATCACGATGCGGCCGGCGAGCTCCGGCGCGGGCTCGCGCGTCTCCCGGTCGCGGACGAGCTCGATTCCGATCATCATCCCCAATCCGCGCACCTCGCCAACGCGGGGGTGATCTTCCGTCATCTCCCCGAGTCGTGAGAGGATGCGCGCGCCCAGCTCCGCCGACCGCTCCACCAGCCGCTCGTCGCGCAGCACGGAGATGGAGGCGAGCGCGGCCGCGCAGCCGAGCGGATGGCCGAGGAAGGTGGAGGTGTGGATCGCCTCGCCCTTCGACTTGGGCCACGCCTCCATCACCGCGCCGGTGCCGATGCACGCGGCGAACGGCATCCCCCCCGTCATCCCCTTGCCCACGCAGAGGATGTCGGGGGTGACGCCCCAGTGCTCGCCCGCGAACCAGCGCCCGGTGCGCCCGAAGCCGGTGTAGATCTCGTCGAAGATCAGCAGCAGCCCGCGCTGGTCGCAGATGCGGCGCAGGCCGGGAAGGAAGCCGTCCGGCGGCACCACGTCGCCGCCGCGGCCCTGGACCGGCTCGACCAGGATGGCGCCGATGCCCTCCGTCGCGGTGCCCGGTGTATCGAGGAGGTATTCGACGTAGCGCAGCGTCGCATCGCCCACCTCCCGCGCGTCGCGGCCGAACGGGGAGCGGTAGGCGTACGGGTACGGCGCGAACGCGGCGATGCGGGGGAGCTGCGAGGCGAACGGCGCGCGGAAGTCCTCGCGGCCGCTGGCGGCCAGCGCGCCGTAGGTGAGGCCGTGGTACGAGCCGTGGAAGGCGAGCACGCGCGGCTTTCCCGTGGCGATCGCCGCCGTCTTCAGCGCGGCCTCGACGGCCTCGGCGCCGGAGCTGGCGAGGACGGCGCGGCTCAGCCCCCCCGGCGCGACCCCGGCCAGCGCGCGGAGGAGGTCGACCTTGATGGCGGGGGGATGCACGTCGCCCATGCCGTGCATCAGCTTTTCGGCCTGCGCCTGCACGGCGGCCACGATGCGCGGGTGCGCGTGCCCCGGCCCGGCGACGGCGAAGGCGGCGGTCAGGTCCACGTAGACGTTGCCGTCCACATCGCGCACGTTCGCGCCCCTCGCCTCGTCCCAGAAGACGGGGAAGTCGTCGCCCAGGTACGTGACGTTGGGCGATTCCACCCGCGCCAGCTCGGCCGCCAGCCGCCGCGACTCCGGCCCCGGCGGCGCCACGCGCACGCGGGGGAGCAAGCGTCCGAAATCCTCCGTCACGCGATCCACCGGCTCATCATGTACCGCTCCTGCAGCTCGAATCCTAGGCGCCGGTAGAGCGCCATCGCCCGCGTGTTCCAGGTGTCCACCTCCAGCCGCACGGCGGCCACGCCCAGCTCGCGGCACGCCTCGGCCGCCAGCTCCAGCGCCCGCGCGCCGATTCCGCGCCCGCGCCATCCCTCGCGCACGTACAGCTCGTCGACCAGCGCGTACCGCCCGGCGAACTCCAGCGAATAGCACACCGTCACCGCCGCGTAGCCGACGACGTCGCCGCCCACGCGGAAGAGCCAGACGCGCCCGAGCGCCGGGTCCGCCACCAGCGTGCGGAACGCCTCGCGCGCCCGCGCCCGCTCGAAGTCGAGCCCCTCGTGCACGTAGAACTCGCGCATCAGCTCCGCCAGCACCTCCTCGTCGGCGATGCTGGCTGGGGAGAAGGCGAGGTCGGTTTCGCCGACAATCCCGGTGCTTCGGTCACTCCCGGGCATTCGCCAGCCCGGCTTCTCCTCCGGAATCGATGGTAAGAATCCGGGTGAGATTTTCGATGAGGTCGGGGAGGTCTTCGCGGATGGTACGCGCTACGATCTCCAGATCAACTCCGTGATAACCGTGCGCGACCCAGTTCCGCATGTCACGCATGTCTTTCCACGGCACCACGCTGTGGCGCGTCTCGACTTCTTTCGGAACGGACCGGGCCGCCTCACCGATGACCACGAAGTTGTACAGCACCGCGTCTCGGAGACTGCGGTCCGCCGCTAGAGCTTCTTCGCCGCGACCACGCATCATCCCCAGGATGAACTCCGCAGAGGCGATGATGTCCTGGAGTCGCTGCTGCCACGTTCTGCTAGGCCGCACGGATCGCCTCCGCGAGAATGGTCTCGCGCATGTGGGGGCGGAGGGCACCCGGCGTCACCAGGTCCACCGGGAGTCCCAGCAGCTCCTGGAGATGGTTCTTCAGCCGGGAGAGGCGGAACAACGTCATCCGGTCGTCCACCTCGACGAGAAGGTCCACGTCGCTCCCCGGTCCCGCCTCTCCACGAGCAACCGAGCCGAAAACGGAGATCGAAGTTGCGCCGTAGCTCTTCAGGTCTTCGCGATTCTTGCGGAGCACGTCCAGAACCCGGTCGCGCTTCGCGTCGGACGCTGATTTGTTCATCCCCGGTCTCCGATCCAGCCGCGGCGGTAGAAGAAGTAGAGCAGGCCCAGCGCCATCATCACCATCACCCCCGACACGAACGGCCAGGCCCAGTACCACGCATGGTCCGGGTGCTGGAGGTTCATCCCGTAGATGCCGGTGATGAAGCTCAGGGGGATGAAGATGGCCGCGAAGATGGTGAGCACCTTCATGATGTCGTTGGTGCGGTTGCCCACCGTGCTGATGTACAGGTCGGTGAGCGAACCCGCCACCTCGCGGAAGTTCTCCACCAGATCCAGGATCTGGAAGGCGTGGTCCTGGCAGTCGCGCAGGTACACCATCGTGTCCTCGCGCACCAGCTCGCCGGGGTCGCGCACCAGCACGTTCAGCGCCTCGCGCATGGGCCAGATGGCGCGCCGGAGCGCCATCAGCTCGCGCTTGATGTCGTGCAGGCGGTGGATGCAGGCGTGCGTGGGCCGCGTCACGATGTCGTCTTCCAGCGCCTCCAGCTCGTCGACGTACTCCTCCACCACGGGAAAGTAGTTGTCGATGATGGCGTCGAGCAGCGCGTACGCCAGGTAGTCGGCCCCGCAGGCGCGGATCTTGGCGTGCCCGGCGCGCAGCCGCTCGCGCACCTCGCCGAAGACGTCGCCGGGGTGCTCCTGGAAGGTGACGACGAAGTCCGGGCCCAGGAAGATGCCGACCTGCTCCAGGTCCAGCCTGGGGTCCCGCCGGGCCATCTTCACCACGATGAACAGGTGCCCGTCGTACGCCTCCACCTTGGGCCGCTGGGTGACGTGCATCACGTCTTCCAGCGCCAGCCGGTGCAGGCAGAACCCCTCGCCGATGGTCTGCACCGTCCCGGCGTGCGCCACCCCGTCCACGTTCACCCACACGACGGGAAACTTGCCGCGGAGCCTGGGCAGCGCGTGCAGGTCGTCGGCCGTGAACTCGGTGATCTCGTGCGGGCCGAAGGCGAACACGGTCACGCGCGGGGCCACGGCGCCGGGCATGGACTCCAGCATTCCCGGCGAGGAGCCGGGCGGCGGGCGCATCCCGCGCTCCATGGCGGGGGCCACGCCTTCGAGCGCCGCGTTCAGCGGCATACGCAGCAGGTCGCGGCGCTTCACACGGTTTCCTCGGTCGAAGGTGCGAGAGTGGACGGCACGTGTGGAAGTGCGTGAGTGCGTGAGTGCGGAAGTGCGTGAGTGCGTTTGCCTGACGTATCCGTGCTGGGAAGAGGCATCTTGCCCGCCTGGCTGGCCCCCTCCCCCGGCCCCTCTCCCCCGCTCCGCGGGAGAAAGGGGGGAACTCAGCGCGGACGCGGCTAGGGCTCGTCCCGCACCGGACCCGCGCACTCACGCACTTCCATTTCCGTCGAACGTGCCGCCTACCGTGGCCGCGGCGGTGACCATGTCCTTCGCCGCCTGCGCGTACTTCGCCAGGGTGAGGAGGTTGCCGCGGACGAGGCGCAGCTTGCCCTGCATCACCGCGCCGACGGGGTCGACCTGGCCGGCGAGGAGGCGCTGCCACGTGGCCGCGTCCGCGCGGAAGACGAAGGGCGCGTTGGTGCCCTCTTCCTCCGTGGCGACGCGGGCGCCGCGGCAGGCGCCCTGGTGCGCGTCGATGTACACCGCGCGGTCCGCCTCCACCCCCTGCGCCCCGTCCGCCGACATCGCCAGCACGATCGCTCCCTCCCACGTGGCGGCGGAGGCGCGGTACGCCTCGCTGCGGTTCAGCGCCTCGCAGCACGCGCGCGCCCACTCCTCCGTGAACACCTCCATCCGCCGTCCCCGATCTCCATTGGGTGAACCATCTTCCGCACGCGGGACGCGGGAACGGTAGCCGCCGCGCCGGGGCGGGGCAACGGGCGCGCGGCTGGCGTCAGGCATCAAGGGGCCAGCCGGGCGGGCAGGATGTCTCCGTTGTTCGCACGGATCTCGTCGAGCTACCTCTCCCGGTACGGGAGAGGTGGACGGTCTCGGCCGGCCGGAGAGGGCGCGATGCCGCGGACGCACGCGGAAGTCCCGGCCGCGCGTCGCTCGGGCCGAAGTGCTTGGAAACACATCGCATCGGATGCACCTTCAGATCACATCCGATCGAGCGCGCCGCGGCGTATGTAACCGCATCGGCGCGGGCGCCATCAGACCGGGCATCGCATCCGCGCGTCCCACCGCGCACCCGGCCGGGCATCTCACCCCCGATCTCCATCTCCATGCACGATTCCACCGCGCATCCCGACGCGCCCCGCGAGACCAGGCGCCACCACTGGATCGTGCGCGCCACGCACTGGGTGAACGTGGTCGCGCTCACCCTCATGGTGGGCAGCGGGCTGCGCATCTTCAACGCGTACCCGGCGTTCGCGCGCAAGGGCGAGGCGTTCTGCTGCTGGCCGTGGGAGGGGCACGCGATCCCCGGGTGGCTCACCTTCGGCGGGTGGCTGGCGGGCGCGCGGAACTGGCACTTCGCCATGATGTGGGTGCTGGCGGTGAACGGGGCCATCTACCTGGCGTTCATCTGGCTGCACGGCGAGTGGCGCGACCTGGCCCCACGCCGCGGCGACCCGCGCGACGCGTGGGAGATGATCAAGTTCTATCTCTTCGTCCGGAAGACGCACCCGCGCCAGGGGAAGCACAACGCGCTGCAGAAGGGCGTGTACTTCGCGCTGCCGTGGCTGGGCGTGCTGGCGGTGCTCACCGGGCTGGCCATCTGGAAGCCGGTACAGCTGGCGCCGCTCACGGGGCTGTTCGGCGGCTACGTGTGGGCGCGCTACTGGCACTTCCTGGTGATGCTCACGCTCGTCCTCCTGGGCCTGGGCCACGTCTTCATGGTCTTCGCCGTCGACCCGGCGTCGCTGCCGTCGATGATCACCGGCCGCTACGACGAATCCCGCTCTCCCGAGGCGCTGAACGCGCGCCCCTTCCTGCGCGGCAGGCCGAAGCCCGTGCTCGCCATCGCCCGCCCCGCGCCCGCCCCGAAGGTGGTTCAGGGGGATGCAGATGGGGATCGAGACGTCCGCCCATCCGTCACCCCAGCGCCCGTCGTTCTGGAAGATGGAGATCGGAAGCCCGCGGCATCCACCGTCTCCCCGCTCGCCGTTCCGGGTGATGGAGATGCGGGGCCGTCCGTGCCCGATCGCCCCGCGGCGGATGGAGATGCACAGCCGGCCGCCATCGCCGCCGACCGCCGTGCGGCGGGTGCGGATGCGGGCGATGCGGACCAGCCGGCGGCCGATGCGCGGGAGAGCGGAAAGGAGGCGGGGCGATGATGGACCGGCGGCGATTCCTGGCGCTGGGCGGCCTGTCGGCCGCGGCGCTGCTGGCCGAAGCCTGCGACTCGCGCGGGCCCAGGAGCGCGCAATCGATCCTGCGCTGGGCGGAGCGCGAGAACGAGGGGGTGGAGCGCTTCCTCTTCCGCCACACGTCGATGGACCACGCGGCCAGCGCGCGCAACGTGGCCGGCCG
Proteins encoded:
- a CDS encoding PBP1A family penicillin-binding protein encodes the protein MKRKLTIALLAVSVLALAGFGWLWFAPCGMGGCAPVSELERYQSEGSQLMDIAGRPFGTLGIDRRVLPLDSMPGFLPKAFMAVEDRRFYDHGGVDWKRFGGALFKNVKTGGVSEGGSTITMQLARNLFPRALPYQERSLRRKVLEIRVARQIERAFPKDKILELYLNHIYLGEGTYGVDAASREYFGKPASRLTLAEAATLGGLPVSPSKINPRENREAALRRRNLVLHEMAKAGYVSQADADAATREPLRLARQGRAGPRIAGAWFVERVRRELEDALGGVDNTSGLRVFTSYDPVAQKAAEEEVGRQAVAIESGAFGAFRHDTYAKTKGTTEDGQTPYLQGTAIVMDARTGEIHALVGGRDYDDSKFDRVFQAVRQPGSAFKPFVYLTALEEGIPASQIFEDKPIQIQLSRNRVWSPRNYTGSYAGPMTLRDALTQSKNTVTVQVAQQVGMDDVVRTARDLGISTPISTMPSTALGAAEVRPIELVRAFAAFDNGGSLVAPHVIRRVEDQEGNVVWQHEDAEAHRVIQAEEAFVLTSMLRDVVDRGTAAPVRAAGFRGPAAGKTGTTNGATDVWFVGYTPDLVGAVWFGFDRPVTIVPQASGGTIAAPVWARIMSRIYQSRRMPAAWPMPGGVISEQVDRRTGMAMDASCPGSGQAYTEYFIHSAPVRQNCFPAAPYPSDTAWQDPEQGAWAYQDSAGMSDLEQRGVYWPELEEKRRREAAGAPPVTPLPGSVEDPYATPPVAGAGAGTRTTGRTRVRPTAPPPVIGDAPPVASDGGRDGAGGRTRTQPRVLGDPVGGTSSGNAGDGTSGSSSGSSGSSGGTSGGTTPPPADTTGAGA
- a CDS encoding aspartate aminotransferase family protein; this translates as MLPRVRVAPPGPESRRLAAELARVESPNVTYLGDDFPVFWDEARGANVRDVDGNVYVDLTAAFAVAGPGHAHPRIVAAVQAQAEKLMHGMGDVHPPAIKVDLLRALAGVAPGGLSRAVLASSGAEAVEAALKTAAIATGKPRVLAFHGSYHGLTYGALAASGREDFRAPFASQLPRIAAFAPYPYAYRSPFGRDAREVGDATLRYVEYLLDTPGTATEGIGAILVEPVQGRGGDVVPPDGFLPGLRRICDQRGLLLIFDEIYTGFGRTGRWFAGEHWGVTPDILCVGKGMTGGMPFAACIGTGAVMEAWPKSKGEAIHTSTFLGHPLGCAAALASISVLRDERLVERSAELGARILSRLGEMTEDHPRVGEVRGLGMMIGIELVRDRETREPAPELAGRIVIETLRRGILTLGGGIHGNVLSLSPPFVLTDEQADAALATLRDVLEQL
- a CDS encoding GNAT family N-acetyltransferase, producing the protein MPGSDRSTGIVGETDLAFSPASIADEEVLAELMREFYVHEGLDFERARAREAFRTLVADPALGRVWLFRVGGDVVGYAAVTVCYSLEFAGRYALVDELYVREGWRGRGIGARALELAAEACRELGVAAVRLEVDTWNTRAMALYRRLGFELQERYMMSRWIA
- a CDS encoding DUF86 domain-containing protein encodes the protein MRPSRTWQQRLQDIIASAEFILGMMRGRGEEALAADRSLRDAVLYNFVVIGEAARSVPKEVETRHSVVPWKDMRDMRNWVAHGYHGVDLEIVARTIREDLPDLIENLTRILTIDSGGEAGLANARE
- a CDS encoding nucleotidyltransferase family protein, giving the protein MNKSASDAKRDRVLDVLRKNREDLKSYGATSISVFGSVARGEAGPGSDVDLLVEVDDRMTLFRLSRLKNHLQELLGLPVDLVTPGALRPHMRETILAEAIRAA
- the corA gene encoding magnesium/cobalt transporter CorA, producing the protein MKRRDLLRMPLNAALEGVAPAMERGMRPPPGSSPGMLESMPGAVAPRVTVFAFGPHEITEFTADDLHALPRLRGKFPVVWVNVDGVAHAGTVQTIGEGFCLHRLALEDVMHVTQRPKVEAYDGHLFIVVKMARRDPRLDLEQVGIFLGPDFVVTFQEHPGDVFGEVRERLRAGHAKIRACGADYLAYALLDAIIDNYFPVVEEYVDELEALEDDIVTRPTHACIHRLHDIKRELMALRRAIWPMREALNVLVRDPGELVREDTMVYLRDCQDHAFQILDLVENFREVAGSLTDLYISTVGNRTNDIMKVLTIFAAIFIPLSFITGIYGMNLQHPDHAWYWAWPFVSGVMVMMALGLLYFFYRRGWIGDRG
- a CDS encoding SCP2 sterol-binding domain-containing protein, whose protein sequence is MEVFTEEWARACCEALNRSEAYRASAATWEGAIVLAMSADGAQGVEADRAVYIDAHQGACRGARVATEEEGTNAPFVFRADAATWQRLLAGQVDPVGAVMQGKLRLVRGNLLTLAKYAQAAKDMVTAAATVGGTFDGNGSA
- a CDS encoding cytochrome b/b6 domain-containing protein, which gives rise to MHDSTAHPDAPRETRRHHWIVRATHWVNVVALTLMVGSGLRIFNAYPAFARKGEAFCCWPWEGHAIPGWLTFGGWLAGARNWHFAMMWVLAVNGAIYLAFIWLHGEWRDLAPRRGDPRDAWEMIKFYLFVRKTHPRQGKHNALQKGVYFALPWLGVLAVLTGLAIWKPVQLAPLTGLFGGYVWARYWHFLVMLTLVLLGLGHVFMVFAVDPASLPSMITGRYDESRSPEALNARPFLRGRPKPVLAIARPAPAPKVVQGDADGDRDVRPSVTPAPVVLEDGDRKPAASTVSPLAVPGDGDAGPSVPDRPAADGDAQPAAIAADRRAAGADAGDADQPAADARESGKEAGR